From one Macaca nemestrina isolate mMacNem1 chromosome 5, mMacNem.hap1, whole genome shotgun sequence genomic stretch:
- the LOC105498641 gene encoding mediator of DNA damage checkpoint protein 1 isoform X1, whose product MKTRRRWATRQPTEIMEDTQAIDWDVEEEEETEQSSESLRCNVEPVGRLHIFSGAHGPEKDFPLHLGKNVVGRMPDCSVALPFPSISKQHAEIEILAWDKAPILRDCGSLNGTQILRPPKVLSPGVSHRLRDQELILFADLLCQYHRLDVSLPFVSRGPLTVEETPRVQGGTQPQRLLLAEDSEEEVDFLSERHVVKKSRTTSSPVAMIVPESDEEGHSPVLGGPGPPFAFNLNSDTDAEEGQQSATEEASSAARRGATIEAEQSEAEVVTEIQLEKDQPSVKERDNDTKVKRGAGNGVVPAGMILERSQPPGEDSDTDVDDDSRPPGRPAEVHLERAQPFGFIDSDTDAEEEGIPATPVVVPMKKRKIFHGVGTRGPGAPGLSHLQESQAGSDTDVEEGKAPQAVPLEKSQASMVINSDTDDEEEVSAALTLARLKESQPAVWNRDAEEDMAHHAVLLQRSQTTTGRDSDTDVEEEELPVENKQTVPKAHTKIRALVRAHSEKDQPPFGDSDDSVEADKSSPGIHLERSQASITVDINTQVEEEVPPGSAIVHMKKHQVSMEGTNQTDVKADGGPAKLLVVSLEEASPPHGDCEIDAEEGTSLAASAVADVRKSQLPAEGDAGAEWTAACLKQERAYEVGAQGGSPVAQVEQDLPTSRENLTDLVVDTDTPGESTQPQREGAQVPTGREREQHVGRTKDSEDNCDDSEDPDLQATQCFLENQGLEAVQSMEDEPTQAFMLTPPQELGPSHCSFQTTGTLDEPWEVLATQPFCLRESEDSETQPFDTHLEAYGPCLSPPRAIPGDQHPESPVHTEPMGIQGRGRQTVDKGMGIPKETAERVGPERGPLERETEKLLPERQTDVTGEEELTRGIQDREQKQLLARDTQRQESDKNGESASPERDRESLKVEIETSKEIQEKQVQKQTLPSKAFEREVERPVADRECEPAELEEKVPKVILERDAQRGEPKGGSQDQKGQASSPTPEPGVGAGDLPGPTSAPVPSGSQSGGRGSPVSPRRHQKGLLNCKMPPTEKASRIGAAEKASRGDQESPDACLPPTVPEASAPPQKPLNSQSQKHLAPQPLLSPLSPSIEPTIRKTGQDRSQEAPETPLSSELEPFHPKPKIITRKSSRMTPFPATSAAPEPHPSTSTAQPVTPKPTSQATRSRTNRSSVKTPEPVVPTVPELQPSTSTDQPVTSEPTSQATRGRKNRSSVKTPEAVVPTALELHPSNSTDQPVTPKPTSQATRSRTNRSSVKTPEAVVPTALELHPSNSTDQPVTPKPTSEAIRSRTNRSSVKTPEPVVPTVPELQPSTSTDQPVASEPTSQATRGRKNRSSVKTPEAVVPTALELHPSNSTDQPVTPKPTSRTTRSRTNMSSVKTPESTVPIAPELPPSTSTEQPVITEPTYQPTRGRKNRSSVKTPETVVATAPKLQSSTSTDQPITPEPTSQATRGRTNRSSVKSPETVLRTAPELQPSTSTHQPVTAKHTSQATRGRTNRSSVKTPEPVVSTAPELQPSTSTHQPITPEPTSQATRGRTDRTSVKTPKIVVPTVPELQASTSTDQPVTSEPTSRTTRGRKNRSSVKTPETVVSTAPEPRPTTSTDQPVTPKPTSRATRGRTNRSSVKTPELIVPIAPEFHPSTSRSQLVTPEPTSRATRGRKNRSSVKTPEPAVPTAPELHPTTSTDQPVTPKPTSRATRGRTNRSSVKTPEPVEPAASDLEPFTPTDQPVTPEVIPQGSQSKTLRSSTVSAMLIPTTPEFQSPVTTDQPISPEPIPQASCIKRQRATGNPGSLTAPIDHKPCSAPLEPKSRPSRNQRWGAVRADESLTAIPEPASPQLLDIPTHASQIQKVEPAGRSRFTPELQPKASQSRKRSLAIMDSPPHQKQPQRGEVSQKTVIIKEEEEDTAEKPGKEEDVMTPKPGKRKRDQAEEEPNRIPNRSLRRTKLNQESTAPKVLFTGVVDAQGERAVLALGGSLAGSAAEASHLVTDRIRRTVKFLCALGRGIPILSLDWLHQSRKAGCFLPPDEYVVTDPEQEKNFGFSLQDALSRARERRLLEGYEIYVTPGVQPPPPQMGEIISCCGGTYLPSMPRSYKPQRVVITCPQDFPRCSVPLRVGLPLLSPEFLLTGVLKQEAKPEAFVLSPLEMSST is encoded by the exons ATGAAGACACGGAGACGTTGGGCCACAAGGCAACCCACTGAG ATCATGGAGGACACCCAGGCTATTGACTGGGATgttgaagaagaggaggagacagagcAATCCAGTGAATCCTTGAGGTGTAATGTGGAGCCAGTAGGGCGGCTACATATCTTTAGTGGTGCCCATGGACCAGAAAAAG ATTTCCCACTACACCTCGGGAAGAATGTGGTAGGCCGAATGCCTGACTGCTCTGTGGCCCTGCCCTTTCCATCTATCTCCAAACAACATGCAGAGATTGAAATCTTAGCCTGGGACAAGGCACCTATCCTCCGAGACTGTGGGAGCCTTAATGGTACTCAAATCCTGAGACCTCCTAAGGTTTTGAGCCCTGGGGTGAGTCACCGTCTGAGGGACCAGGAATTGATTCTCTTTGCTGACTTGCTCTGCCAGTACCATCGCCTGGATGTCTCTCTGCCCTTTGTCTCCCGGGGCCCTCTGACTGTAGAAGAGACACCCAGGGTACAGGGAGGAACTCAACCCCAGAGGCTTCTGTTAGCTGAGGACTCAGAGGAGGAAGTAG attttctttctgaaagGCATGTGGTAAAAAAATCAAGGACCACATCTTCCCCCGTGGCAATGATAGTTCCAGAGAG TGATGAAGAGGGGCATTCCCCTGTCCTAGGTGGCCCTGGGCCGCCTTTTGCCTTCAATTTGAACAGTGACACAGATGCGGAAGAAGGTCAGCAATCAGCCACAGAGGAGGCCTCCTCAGCTGCCAGAAGAGGTGCCACTATAGAGGCAGAGCAGTCTGAAGCTGAAGTTGTAACTGAAATCCAGCTTGAAAAGGATCAGCCTTCAGTGAAGGAGAGGGACAATGACACAAAAGTCAAGAGGGGTGCAGGGAATGGGGTGGTTCCAGCTGGGATGATTCTGGAGAGGAGCCAACCTCCTGGAGAGGACAGTGACACAGATGTGGATGATGACAGCAGGCCTCCTGGAAGGCCAGCTGAGGTCCATTTGGAAAGGGCTCAGCCTTTTGGCTTCATCGACAGCGACACCGATGCGGAAGAAGAGGGGATTCCAGCAACCCCAGTTGTCGTTCCTATGAAGAAGAGGAAGATCTTTCATGGAGTTGGTACAAGGGGTCCTGGAGCACCAGGCCTGTCCCATCTGCAGGAGAGCCAGGCTGGTAGTGATACAGATGTGGAGGAAGGCAAGGCCCCACAGGCTGTCCCTCTGGAGAAAAGCCAAGCTTCCATGGTTATCAACAGTGATACAGATGATGAGGAAGAAGTCTCAGCAGCGCTGACTTTGGCACGTCTGAAAGAGAGCCAGCCTGCTGTATGGAACAGAGATGCAGAAGAGGACATGGCCCACCATGCGGTCCTTCTCCAGCGAAGCCAAACCACCACTGGGAGAGACAGTGACACagatgtggaggaggaagagctcCCAGTGGAAAATAAACAAACTGTCCCCAAGGCTCACACAAAGATTAGAGCCCTTGTTAGAGCACATTCAGAAAAGGACCAACCTCCTTTTGGGGACAGTGATGACAGTGTGGAAGCAGATAAGAGCTCACCTGGGATCCACCTGGAAAGAAGCCAAGCCTCCATCACAGTGGACATCAACACACAAGTGGAGGAGGAAGTCCCGCCAGGGTCAGCCATTGTACATATGAAGAAGCATCAGGTGTCTATGGAGGGGACAAATCAAACAGATGTGAAAGCAGACGGGGGACCAGCAAAGCTGCTTGTGGTATCTCTAGAGGAAGCCTCGCCTCCACATGGGGACTGTGAAATAGATGCAGAGGAGGGCACCTCCTTAGCAGCCTCAGCAGTTGCAGATGTAAGAAAGAGCCAGCTTCCAGCAGAAGGGGATGCTGGGGCAGAGTGGACTGCAGCTTGTCTTAAGCAGGAGAGAGCTTATGAGGTGGGGGCCCAGGGTGGGTCACCTGTGGCACAAGTGGAGCAGGACCTCCCTACCTCAAGAGAGAACCTCACAGATCTGGTGGTGGACACAGACACTCCAGGGGAATCCACCCAGCCACAGAGAGAGGGAGCCCAGGTCCCcacaggaagggaaagagaacaaCATGTGGGTAGGACCAAGGACTCTGAAGACAACTGTGATG ATTCTGAAGATCCGGACCTACAAGCTACCCAATGCTTTCTGGAAAATCAGGGCCTGGAAG CAGTCCAGAGCATGGAGGATGAACCTACCCAGGCCTTCATGTTGACTCCACCCCAAGAACTTGGCCCTTCCCATTGCAGCTTCCAGACAACAG gTACCCTAGATGAACCATGGGAGGTCCTGGCTACACAGCCATTCTGTCTGAGAGAGTCTGAGGACTCTGAGACCCAGCCTTTTGACACCCACCTTGAGGCCTATGGACCTTGCCTGTCTCCACCTAGGGCAATACCAGGAGACCAACATCCAGAGAGCCCAGTTCACACAGAGCCAATGGGGATTCAAGGCAGAGGGAGGCAGACTGTGGATAAAGGCATGGGTATACCAAAAGAAACAGCAGAGAGGGTGGGCCCTGAGAGAGGGCCactggagagagaaactgagaaacTGCTACCGGAAAGACAGACAGATGTGACGGGAGAGGAAGAATTAACCAGGGGGATACAGGACAGAGAACAAAAACAGTTGTTAGCTAGAGACACCCAGAGACAAGAATCTGACAAAAATGGGGAAAGTGCAAGTCCTGAAAGAGATAGGGAGAGTTTGAAGGTAGAAATTGAGACATCCAAGGAAATACAAGAGAAACAAGTACAGAAGCAGACCCTTCCAAGCAAAGCATTTGAGAGAGAAGTAGAGAGACCAGTAGCAGACAGAGAGTGTGAGCCAGCTGAGTTAGAAGAGAAGGTGCCCAAAGTGATCCTGGAGAGAGACGCACAGAGAGGGGAGCCAAAGGGAGGGAGCCAGGACCAGAAAGGGCAGGCCTCCAGCCCAACACCAGagcctggggtgggggcgggggaccTTCCGGGACCTACCTCAGCCCCCGTACCTTCTGGGAGCCAGTCAGGTGGAAGGGGATCCCCAGTGAGCCCCAGGAGGCATCAGAAAG gCCTCCTGAATTGCAAGATGCCACCCACTGAGAAGGCTTCCAGGATCGGAGCTGCTGAGAAGGCTTCCAGG GGCGATCAGGAATCTCCAGATGCTTGTCTGCCTCCTACAGTGCCTGAagcctcagccccaccccaaaAGCCCCTTAACTCTCAGAGCCAGAAACATCTTGCACCTCAGCCCCTTCTTTCTCCCCTTTCACCTTCTATCGAGCCAACCATTCGTAAGACCGGGCAGGATAGGAGTCAGGAAGCTCCAGAGACTCCCTTGTCCTCAGAGCTGGAGCCTTTCCACCCAAAGCCTAAAATCATAACTCGGAAGTCCTCCAGGATGACACCCTTTCCAGCTACCTCTGCTGCCCCTGAGCCCCACCCTTCCACCTCCACAGCCCAGCCAGTCACCCCCAAGCCCACATCTCAGGCCACTAGGAGCAGGACAAATAGGTCCTCTGTCAAGACCCCTGAACCAGTTGTCCCCACAGTCCCTGAGCTCCAGCCTTCCACCTCCACAGACCAGCCTGTCACCTCTGAGCCCACATCTCAGGCTACTAGGGGAAGAAAAAATAGATCCTCTGTCAAGACCCCTGAAGCAGTTGTGCCCACAGCCCTTGAGCTCCACCCTTCCAACTCCACAGATCAACCTGTTACCCCCAAGCCCACATCTCAGGCCACTAGGAGCAGGACAAATAGGTCCTCTGTCAAGACCCCTGAAGCAGTTGTGCCCACAGCCCTTGAGCTCCACCCTTCCAACTCCACAGATCAACCTGTCACCCCCAAGCCCACATCTGAGGCCATTAGGAGCAGGACAAATAGGTCCTCTGTCAAGACCCCTGAACCAGTTGTCCCCACAGTCCCTGAGCTCCAGCCTTCCACCTCCACAGACCAGCCTGTCGCCTCTGAGCCCACATCTCAGGCTACTAGGGGAAGAAAAAATAGATCCTCTGTCAAGACCCCTGAAGCAGTTGTACCCACAGCCCTTGAGCTCCACCCTTCCAACTCCACAGATCAACCTGTCACCCCCAAGCCCACATCTCGGACCACTAGGAGCAGGACAAATATGTCCTCTGTCAAGACCCCTGAATCAACTGTCCCTATAGCCCCTGAGCTGCCACCTTCCACCTCCACAGAGCAGCCTGTCATCACTGAGCCCACATATCAGCCTACTAGGGGAAGAAAAAATAGGTCCTCTGTCAAGACCCCTGAAACAGTTGTGGCCACAGCCCCTAAGCTCCAGTCTTCCACCTCCACAGACCAGCCTATCACTCCTGAGCCCACATCTCAGGCCACCAGGGGTAGGACAAATAGGTCCTCTGTCAAGAGCCCTGAAACAGTTCTCCGCACAGCCCCTGAGCTCCAGCCTTCCACCTCCACACACCAGCCAGTCACTGCCAAGCACACATCTCAGGCCACCAGGGGCAGGACAAATAGGTCCTCCGTCAAGACCCCTGAACCAGTTGTCTCCACAGCCCCTGAGCTCCAGCCTTCCACCTCCACACACCAGCCTATTACCCCCGAGCCTACATCTCAGGCTACTAGGGGAAGAACAGATAGAACCTCTGTCAAGACTCCTAAAATAGTTGTGCCCACAGTCCCTGAGCTCCAGGCTTCCACCTCCACAGACCAGCCTGTCACCTCTGAGCCCACATCTCGGACCACTAGGGGAAGAAAAAATAGGTCTTCTGTCAAGACCCCTGAAACAGTTGTGTCCACAGCGCCTGAGCCCCGTCCTACCACCTCCACAGACCAGCCTGTCACCCCCAAGCCCACATCTCGGGCCACTAGGGGCAGGACAAATAGGTCATCTGTCAAGACCCCTGAATTAATTGTCCCTATAGCCCCTGAGTTTCACCCTTCCACCTCCAGAAGCCAGCTTGTCACCCCTGAGCCCACATCTCGGGCCACTAGGGGCAGGAAAAATAGGTCCTCTGTCAAGACCCCTGAACCAGCTGTCCCCACAGCCCCTGAGCTCCATCCTACCACCTCCACAGACCAGCCTGTCACCCCCAAGCCCACATCTAGGGCCACTAGGGGAAGGACAAATAGGTCCTCTGTCAAGACTCCTGAACCAGTTGAACCAGCAGCCTCTGATCTTGAGCCTTTTACCCCCACAGACCAGCCTGTCACCCCTGAGGTCATACCTCAGGGTAGTCAGAGCAAAACACTGAGGTCTTCCACAGTAAGTGCTATGCTAATTCCTACTACCCCTGAATTCCAATCTCCTGTCACCACAGACCAGCCCATTTCCCCTGAGCCTATTCCTCAAGCCAGTTGCATCAAGAGGCAGAGAGCCACTGGGAATCCTGGCTCCCTCACAGCTCCCATTGACCATAAGCCTTGCTCTGCACCCCTGGAACCTAAATCCCGGCCCTCAAGGAACCAAAGATGGGGAGCAGTGAGAGCAGATGAATCCCTTACAGCCATTCCTGAGCCTGCCTCTCCCCAGCTGCTTGATATACCAACTCATGCCTCCCAGATCCAAAAAGTGGAACCAGCAGGTAGATCTAGGTTCACCCCAGAGCTCCAGCCTAAGGCCTCTCAAAGCCGCAAGAGGTCTTTAGCTATCATGGATTCACCACCACATCAAAAACAGCCCCAAAGAGGGGAAGTCTCCCAGAAGACAGTGATTatcaaggaagaggaagaagatacTGCAGAGAAGCCAGGGAAGGAAGAG GATGTCATGACTCCaaaaccaggcaagagaaagagagaccaggCAGAGGAGGAGCCCAACAGAATACCGAACCGCAGCCTCCGACGGACCAAACTTAACCAAGAGTCAACAGCCCCCAAA GTGCTCTTCACAGGAGTGGTGGATGCTCAGGGAGAGCGGGCCGTGCTGGCACTGGGGGGAAGTCTGGCTGGTTCAGCGGCAGAGGCTTCCCACCTGGTCACTGATCGCATCCGCCGGACAGTCAAGTTCCTGTGTGCCCTGGGGCGGGGAATCCCCATTCTCTCCCTGGACTGGCTGCATCAG TCCCGCAAGGCCGGTTGCTTCTTACCCCCGGATGAATATGTGGTGACCGACCCTGAGCAAGAGAAGAACTTTGGCTTTAGCCTTCAAGACGCACTGAGTCGGGCTCGGGAGCGAAGGCTGCTGGAG GGCTATGAGATCTATGTGACCCCTGGAGTCCAGCCACCACCACCTCAGATGGGAGAGATCATTAGCTGCTGTGGAGGCACATACCTACCCAGCATGCCTCGGTCCTATAAG CCTCAGAGAGTTGTGATCACATGCCCTCAGGATTTCCCTCGTTGCTCTGTTCCACTGCGTGTTGGGCTGCCCCTCCTCTCACCTGAGTTCCTGCTGACTGGAGTGCTGAAGCAGGAAGCCAAGCCAGAGGCCTTTGTCCTTTCCCCTTTGGAGATGTCATCTACCTGA